The following are encoded together in the Actinobacillus lignieresii genome:
- the lpdA gene encoding dihydrolipoyl dehydrogenase: protein MSKEIKTQVVVLGAGPAGYSAAFRCADLGLETVIVERYSTLGGVCLNVGCIPSKALLHVAKVIEEAKHAEKNGITFGEPNIDLDKVRAGKEAVVSKLTGGLAGMAKARKVTVVEGLAAFTDPNTLVARDRDGNPTTIKFDNAIIAAGSRPIQLPFIPHEDPRVWDSTDALKLKEVPKKLLIMGGGIIGLEMGTVYNALGSEVEVVEMFDQVIPAADKDVVAIYTKQIEKKFKLMLETKVTAVEAKDDGIYVSMEGKACNDTKRYDAVLVAIGRVPNGKLIDAGKAGVNVDDRGFIAVDKQMRTNVPHIFAIGDIVGQPMLAHKGVHEGHVAAEVIAGQKHYFDPKVIPSIAYTEPEVAWVGKTEKECKQEGLNYEVAKFPWAASGRAIASECSEGMTKLIFDKDTHRLLGGAIVGSNGGELLGEIGLAIEMGCDAEDIALTIHAHPTLHESVGLAAEVFEGSITDLPNAKAKKR, encoded by the coding sequence ATGAGCAAAGAAATCAAAACGCAAGTCGTGGTACTTGGTGCGGGTCCTGCCGGTTATTCGGCGGCATTCCGTTGTGCCGACTTAGGCTTAGAAACCGTAATTGTCGAACGTTATTCAACTTTGGGCGGTGTGTGCTTAAACGTGGGTTGTATTCCGTCTAAAGCATTATTACACGTTGCAAAAGTTATCGAAGAAGCAAAACACGCAGAGAAAAACGGTATTACCTTCGGTGAGCCCAACATTGATTTAGATAAAGTGCGTGCGGGTAAAGAAGCGGTTGTTTCTAAATTAACCGGCGGTTTAGCGGGTATGGCTAAAGCACGTAAAGTAACAGTAGTGGAAGGTTTAGCGGCGTTTACCGATCCGAATACTTTAGTAGCTCGTGACCGTGACGGTAATCCGACAACGATTAAATTTGATAATGCAATTATTGCAGCCGGTTCTCGTCCGATTCAGCTTCCATTCATTCCACACGAAGATCCGCGTGTGTGGGATTCTACGGATGCACTTAAATTAAAAGAAGTACCGAAAAAATTACTCATTATGGGCGGTGGTATCATCGGTTTAGAAATGGGTACCGTGTATAACGCTTTAGGTTCGGAAGTTGAGGTGGTTGAGATGTTTGACCAAGTGATTCCTGCAGCAGATAAAGATGTTGTAGCTATCTACACCAAACAAATCGAGAAAAAATTCAAGTTAATGCTTGAAACTAAAGTAACTGCGGTTGAGGCGAAAGATGACGGTATCTATGTTTCAATGGAAGGTAAAGCATGTAACGATACTAAACGTTACGATGCGGTATTAGTCGCTATCGGTCGTGTACCGAACGGTAAATTAATCGATGCGGGTAAAGCGGGCGTGAATGTTGATGATCGCGGTTTCATCGCAGTGGATAAACAAATGCGTACTAACGTACCGCATATCTTCGCTATCGGTGATATCGTCGGTCAGCCGATGTTAGCACACAAAGGTGTTCACGAAGGTCACGTAGCGGCAGAAGTGATTGCCGGTCAAAAACACTATTTTGATCCTAAAGTGATTCCTTCAATCGCTTATACAGAGCCGGAAGTTGCTTGGGTAGGTAAAACAGAGAAAGAGTGTAAGCAAGAAGGCTTAAACTACGAAGTGGCTAAATTCCCTTGGGCTGCATCAGGTCGTGCGATCGCTTCCGAATGTTCGGAAGGTATGACTAAACTTATCTTCGATAAAGATACTCACCGTTTACTTGGCGGTGCAATCGTAGGTAGCAACGGCGGTGAATTATTAGGTGAAATCGGTCTTGCAATCGAAATGGGTTGCGATGCGGAAGATATCGCTTTAACTATCCATGCTCACCCTACATTACACGAATCGGTAGGTTTAGCTGCGGAAGTGTTTGAAGGTTCTATCACGGACTTACCAAACGCAAAAGCGAAAAAACGTTAA
- a CDS encoding DUF4298 domain-containing protein, whose amino-acid sequence MQEHIQQMQDNYGKLVELLPELEKSLSQWQESYQLIQQLNQFYHSPLWLELYDNADNIQLETNGNYSVLSQDAIWNVVTEQYSLAKQLHETLSNFVANSTE is encoded by the coding sequence ATGCAAGAACATATTCAACAAATGCAAGATAATTACGGGAAGCTAGTCGAACTCCTACCTGAATTGGAAAAGAGTCTTAGCCAATGGCAAGAATCCTATCAACTGATTCAGCAACTCAACCAGTTTTATCACAGTCCGTTATGGTTGGAACTTTACGATAACGCAGATAACATTCAACTCGAAACGAATGGCAATTACAGCGTACTCTCTCAAGATGCTATCTGGAATGTTGTTACCGAGCAATATAGCCTTGCCAAACAATTACATGAAACACTTTCTAACTTTGTTGCTAATAGCACGGAATAA
- the ushA gene encoding bifunctional UDP-sugar hydrolase/5'-nucleotidase UshA gives MKFNKTLLCTSLFFTTSAIAYQADKTYSFTLLHTNDIHGHFWQNEKGEYGLAAQKTLIDGIKKEVGAKGGSTIILNAGDLNTGVPESDMQNARPDYEGLNAIGYEAMVLGNHEFDFPLQVLSMQEKWAKFPLISANVINKKTQKELVKPYVMLDKQGLKVAVVGLTTEDTGKLGNPDVTENVVFKDPIKTAKETLTQINQTEKPDIRIALTHMGWYLDGKHGTNAPGDVTMARTLDKGAFDVIIGGHTHDTVCFDDKGQFKAKFTPGESCKPDFQNGTWIMQAGEWGKYVGRADFEFKNGKTTLVKYELIPINLKKTIKKEDGKKEYQLYQPEIKADQALFDHLKKYQDEGDKLLGVEVGEVKGLLDGKREHVRFFQTNLGRLIAQSQKERVKADIGIMNSGGVRASIEEGKVTYKTLLTVQPFGNMISTVDLKGQELLDFLTAIALKEVDTGAYPQFAGISMKVDRAAKAISEIKIAGKVFDPNKTYKVSIPDYLTAGGDGYPVMKKHPSYVNTGFIDAEMLKKYFEENKVIDASKFDPKEDVIFK, from the coding sequence ATGAAATTTAATAAAACGCTTCTCTGCACATCATTATTTTTTACAACTTCCGCAATCGCATATCAAGCGGATAAGACGTATTCTTTCACTCTGTTACATACTAATGATATTCACGGTCATTTTTGGCAGAATGAAAAAGGCGAATACGGATTAGCGGCACAAAAAACCTTAATCGACGGTATTAAGAAAGAAGTGGGAGCCAAAGGCGGTTCTACGATTATTTTAAATGCCGGCGATCTTAATACCGGCGTACCGGAATCGGATATGCAAAATGCTCGTCCCGATTACGAAGGTCTGAACGCTATCGGCTATGAAGCGATGGTATTAGGTAATCATGAATTTGATTTCCCGCTTCAAGTGCTAAGTATGCAAGAAAAATGGGCGAAATTCCCGTTAATTTCAGCTAACGTAATTAATAAAAAAACGCAAAAAGAATTGGTAAAACCTTATGTTATGCTTGATAAACAAGGATTAAAAGTCGCCGTTGTCGGACTAACGACCGAGGATACCGGTAAATTAGGCAATCCCGACGTAACGGAAAACGTTGTCTTTAAAGATCCGATTAAAACCGCTAAAGAAACATTAACTCAAATTAATCAAACCGAAAAGCCGGATATTCGTATCGCACTAACTCATATGGGCTGGTATTTAGACGGTAAACACGGTACGAATGCACCCGGTGACGTAACAATGGCGAGAACGCTGGATAAAGGCGCGTTTGATGTCATTATCGGCGGGCATACGCACGATACCGTGTGTTTTGACGATAAAGGCCAATTTAAAGCGAAATTCACACCGGGTGAAAGCTGCAAACCGGATTTCCAAAACGGAACTTGGATTATGCAAGCCGGTGAATGGGGTAAATATGTCGGCCGCGCCGATTTCGAATTTAAAAACGGTAAAACGACACTGGTTAAATACGAGCTTATTCCGATTAATTTGAAAAAAACCATCAAAAAAGAAGACGGTAAAAAAGAATATCAGCTTTACCAGCCGGAGATTAAAGCGGATCAAGCTCTCTTTGATCACTTGAAAAAATATCAAGACGAAGGCGATAAATTATTAGGTGTCGAAGTCGGTGAAGTAAAAGGTTTATTAGACGGAAAACGTGAACACGTACGTTTCTTCCAAACAAACTTAGGCCGCTTAATCGCTCAATCGCAAAAAGAGCGTGTCAAAGCGGATATCGGTATTATGAACTCGGGCGGTGTACGCGCTTCGATTGAAGAAGGTAAAGTGACTTATAAAACGTTATTAACCGTTCAGCCTTTCGGTAATATGATTTCTACCGTAGATCTTAAAGGTCAAGAGTTACTGGATTTCTTAACCGCTATTGCATTAAAAGAAGTCGATACCGGTGCTTATCCGCAATTTGCCGGTATTTCTATGAAAGTGGATCGTGCGGCAAAAGCAATCTCCGAGATTAAAATTGCGGGTAAAGTCTTTGACCCGAATAAAACGTATAAAGTATCAATTCCTGACTACCTCACTGCCGGTGGCGACGGTTATCCCGTAATGAAAAAGCATCCTAGCTACGTCAATACCGGTTTTATTGATGCCGAAATGTTGAAAAAATATTTTGAAGAAAATAAAGTCATCGACGCAAGTAAATTTGATCCTAAAGAAGACGTTATTTTTAAATAA
- a CDS encoding diacylglycerol kinase, with protein MKPENKANFQRVVRAAGYSLKGLKAAYIHEAAFRQEVWLSIILIPLALFLGNDVIEKILLVGSVFLVLVAELLNSAVESVVDRIGSEFHELSGRAKDIGSAAVFMAMVLLAITWLLILIF; from the coding sequence ATGAAACCGGAAAATAAAGCTAATTTTCAACGAGTTGTTCGTGCCGCAGGTTATTCGCTTAAAGGGTTGAAAGCCGCCTATATTCATGAAGCGGCATTTCGCCAAGAGGTATGGCTTTCAATTATTTTAATTCCGCTTGCTTTGTTTTTAGGTAACGATGTTATTGAAAAAATTTTACTTGTCGGCTCGGTCTTTTTAGTCCTTGTTGCGGAACTGCTTAACAGTGCGGTGGAATCGGTGGTTGATCGCATCGGCTCGGAATTCCACGAACTATCCGGTCGGGCAAAAGATATCGGTTCGGCGGCGGTTTTTATGGCAATGGTGTTGCTTGCAATAACTTGGCTACTTATTCTTATTTTTTAA
- the sstT gene encoding serine/threonine transporter SstT, with protein sequence MSNPSLSSKLLGGNLVLRIAIGLVLGACLALVNPDWAKNVGVLGQFFVKSLRAIAPILVFVLVLSAIANKEVGSDSKLKPILVMYVLGTFVAALTAVVLSFMFPTMLELVSNPDNLNPPQGIGEIIKTVVFNLVDNPLQALANANFIGILAWAIGLGIALRHAAPSTKTFLNDFAEAVSFVVKVVIAFAPIGVFGLVAETIATNGADAFVGYARLLGVLLGAMVIVAFVLNPLIVFWKIRRNPYPLTLTCLRESGVTAFFTRSSAANIPVNMNLAKRLGVRDEIASVAIPLGATINMAGAAITVTVLTLAAAYTQGIQPDFATALLLSIVASVCACGASGVAGGSLLLIPLACSLFNIPNDIAAQVIGVGFIIGVIQDSAETALNSSTDVLFTAAVSQAEDQKA encoded by the coding sequence ATGAGTAATCCATCTTTATCTTCAAAACTTCTCGGGGGCAATTTAGTTTTACGCATTGCTATCGGTTTGGTATTAGGTGCTTGCCTTGCCTTAGTCAATCCGGATTGGGCAAAGAATGTCGGCGTATTAGGTCAATTCTTTGTGAAATCTTTACGTGCAATTGCACCGATTCTTGTATTCGTTTTAGTTTTATCGGCGATTGCAAATAAAGAAGTCGGTTCGGACAGTAAATTAAAACCGATTTTAGTAATGTACGTATTAGGGACGTTTGTTGCGGCATTAACCGCAGTGGTTTTAAGTTTTATGTTCCCGACTATGTTAGAACTTGTTTCAAATCCGGATAACTTGAACCCTCCGCAAGGTATCGGTGAAATTATCAAAACCGTGGTGTTCAACCTTGTTGATAACCCGTTACAAGCATTAGCAAACGCAAACTTTATCGGTATTTTAGCTTGGGCGATCGGTTTAGGTATCGCTTTACGTCATGCGGCACCAAGTACGAAAACATTCTTAAATGATTTTGCCGAAGCGGTTTCATTTGTGGTTAAAGTGGTAATCGCTTTTGCTCCGATCGGTGTATTCGGTTTAGTTGCCGAAACGATTGCGACAAACGGCGCGGATGCGTTTGTAGGATATGCACGTTTATTAGGCGTATTACTTGGCGCGATGGTAATTGTTGCATTTGTATTAAATCCGTTAATCGTATTTTGGAAAATCCGTCGCAATCCGTATCCTTTAACATTAACTTGTTTACGTGAAAGCGGTGTAACGGCATTCTTTACTCGCAGCTCTGCGGCAAATATTCCGGTAAATATGAACCTTGCTAAACGTTTAGGCGTACGTGATGAAATCGCATCGGTTGCCATTCCGCTTGGTGCGACTATCAATATGGCGGGTGCGGCGATTACCGTAACGGTATTAACTTTAGCGGCGGCTTATACGCAAGGTATTCAACCTGATTTCGCTACCGCATTATTATTAAGTATCGTTGCTTCTGTTTGTGCTTGCGGTGCATCGGGTGTTGCGGGCGGTTCGTTATTACTTATTCCGTTAGCGTGTAGTTTATTTAATATTCCGAACGATATTGCGGCGCAAGTTATCGGTGTAGGCTTTATTATCGGGGTAATCCAAGACTCTGCGGAAACCGCATTGAACTCATCAACGGACGTGTTATTTACTGCGGCGGTAAGCCAAGCGGAAGATCAAAAAGCATAG
- a CDS encoding DNA internalization-related competence protein ComEC/Rec2 has translation MNLDRFSILICLTFLPLLWLPYQWFAFAILLFLIVVLYGLYTRCLMLLVFALVMGGSYYSVWQFAKNAENQTAGKYYEKIEITRLVKQSNYQTAIAKRENNEQIYLHWQSDVPLVLDATYQAELQFRPISARANIGNFDRQRWFFAQHLQGSATVREAKRIEQEQSTLRQAFLTKVQRQTETLAAQGLLLALAFGERAWINDHHWQIFQKTSTAHLIAISGLHIGLAFLCGFWCAKALQWCLLCCKSWQAVGFYYFFAHIIGIIFAIGYSYFAGFSIPTIRALTAICFVLLCRFLRYHYTPWQYWWRVVTVLLLFDPLTVLSDSFWLSILAVMSLLIWYQYFPLSAFLRKFAYRKWGKIVRFCLGLIHLQCGILLIFTPVQFFFFEGISLTALPANLVIVPLYSFVLVPLVLIGLLTDNGFNTWQLANRLIGYSLDYLETISQQWIWLSHRQQAQWLIIDLAILFILYGILHARTTLYWYKRYALLLCCQSVFYLFQLDKVPLQWITFDVGQGLAQAFIYYDTSGQKKAIFYDTGIGWGKHDNGGSMASIEILPYLRRHQIEVEAIFLSHDDNDHSGGAADLLNAYPNARLISSSLQPYANVQPEACIQGKRWRFGRLEFEAVYPKERVERAKNADSCIILAKFDRFQILLTGDTGIEQERKIAELLNGIDFLQVAHHGSKTSSSHTLLAKSKPQLAVVSVGRWNPWRMPHPKVVERFEQHKIPLVTTAKQGMIIINFYPDKWQLITARNDFSPWYQRLYGRN, from the coding sequence ATGAATCTTGACCGCTTTTCTATTCTTATTTGTCTCACTTTCTTACCTCTTCTTTGGCTGCCGTATCAATGGTTTGCTTTTGCTATTCTTCTTTTTCTAATTGTTGTGCTATACGGTTTATATACGCGTTGTTTAATGCTGCTGGTATTTGCGTTAGTAATGGGCGGAAGTTATTACTCCGTATGGCAGTTTGCAAAAAATGCCGAAAATCAGACCGCCGGTAAATACTACGAAAAAATTGAAATAACTCGTTTGGTTAAACAATCGAATTATCAAACGGCAATTGCTAAAAGGGAGAATAATGAACAGATTTATCTGCATTGGCAAAGTGACGTTCCTTTGGTTTTAGACGCAACTTATCAGGCGGAACTGCAGTTTCGTCCGATTTCTGCACGTGCGAATATAGGTAATTTTGATCGGCAACGTTGGTTCTTTGCTCAACATTTACAGGGAAGTGCGACTGTACGAGAAGCAAAGCGAATTGAGCAGGAGCAAAGCACATTACGTCAAGCATTCTTAACTAAGGTTCAACGACAGACCGAAACATTAGCCGCTCAAGGACTATTACTTGCTTTGGCATTCGGTGAACGAGCGTGGATTAATGATCATCATTGGCAAATATTTCAAAAGACTTCAACCGCACATTTAATAGCGATTTCCGGCTTACATATCGGTTTGGCGTTTTTATGCGGATTTTGGTGCGCTAAGGCGTTGCAATGGTGTTTATTATGTTGTAAGAGCTGGCAAGCGGTCGGATTTTACTACTTTTTTGCTCATATTATCGGAATCATTTTTGCGATAGGTTATAGTTATTTTGCCGGATTCTCCATACCGACCATACGTGCATTGACGGCGATTTGCTTCGTATTATTATGCCGATTCCTGCGCTATCACTATACGCCGTGGCAATATTGGTGGCGGGTTGTCACGGTATTGTTATTATTTGATCCGCTTACCGTTTTATCAGACAGTTTTTGGCTTTCTATTTTAGCCGTGATGAGTTTACTGATTTGGTATCAATATTTCCCGTTATCCGCTTTTTTAAGAAAGTTTGCCTATCGTAAATGGGGCAAAATCGTTCGATTTTGTCTCGGACTCATCCATTTACAATGCGGTATTTTGCTTATTTTTACCCCGGTACAATTTTTCTTTTTTGAGGGCATATCGCTTACGGCACTACCGGCAAATTTAGTGATCGTACCTTTATATAGTTTCGTATTAGTACCCTTGGTTTTAATCGGCTTATTAACCGATAACGGCTTTAATACTTGGCAATTAGCGAATAGATTAATCGGCTATAGTTTAGATTATTTAGAAACGATTTCTCAACAGTGGATTTGGTTGAGTCATCGACAACAGGCGCAATGGCTGATTATTGACTTAGCGATATTGTTTATTTTATATGGCATATTACATGCGCGAACCACATTATACTGGTATAAAAGATATGCTTTATTATTGTGTTGTCAATCCGTTTTCTATCTATTTCAATTAGATAAAGTACCGTTACAGTGGATCACTTTTGATGTCGGGCAAGGGTTAGCTCAGGCGTTTATTTATTATGATACAAGCGGTCAAAAAAAGGCGATTTTTTACGATACTGGGATTGGATGGGGAAAGCATGATAACGGCGGATCTATGGCTTCGATTGAAATACTACCTTATTTACGCCGCCATCAAATTGAAGTCGAAGCTATATTTTTAAGTCATGACGATAATGATCATTCTGGCGGGGCGGCGGATTTACTTAACGCTTATCCGAATGCAAGACTTATTTCAAGTAGTCTTCAACCTTATGCAAACGTTCAACCTGAGGCTTGTATTCAAGGAAAAAGATGGCGATTCGGTAGATTAGAGTTTGAAGCCGTTTATCCTAAAGAGCGTGTAGAAAGAGCGAAAAATGCCGATTCTTGCATCATTTTGGCAAAATTCGACCGCTTTCAAATATTATTAACCGGCGATACCGGCATTGAGCAAGAACGAAAAATCGCAGAACTATTAAATGGTATTGATTTTTTGCAGGTGGCTCATCACGGCAGTAAAACCAGTAGTAGTCATACGCTATTGGCAAAAAGCAAACCTCAATTAGCGGTAGTTTCCGTCGGACGTTGGAACCCGTGGAGAATGCCGCATCCAAAAGTGGTAGAAAGATTTGAACAGCATAAGATTCCGTTAGTGACTACGGCAAAGCAGGGAATGATCATCATTAATTTTTATCCGGACAAATGGCAATTAATCACTGCCAGAAATGATTTTTCGCCCTGGTATCAACGGCTATATGGGCGTAATTAA
- the queA gene encoding tRNA preQ1(34) S-adenosylmethionine ribosyltransferase-isomerase QueA: MLVSDFHFDLPDELIARYPTEERTASRLLHLNGETGHFEDKQFFDLLDQINEGDLLIFNNTRVIPARLYGRKASGGKLEVLVERVLDEHRCLAHVRASKAPKEGAELVLGEDKLGEGNGFKAIMTARHDALFKLHFNEEQPLFDLLQQAGHMPLPPYIDRPDEDADQERYQTVYSKVLGAVAAPTAGLHFDNPTLEKLKAKGVNIAFVTLHVGAGTFQPVRVDNILDHKMHAEYAEVNQAVVDQILATKAAGKRVIAVGTTSVRSIESAAQAAEKEGKLIAPFFSDTSIFLYPGKTFRVVDALVTNFHLPESTLIMLVSAFAGYRNTMKAYQHAVEAKYRFFSYGDAMFITKNPNALNDLP; encoded by the coding sequence GTGTTAGTTTCTGATTTTCATTTTGATTTGCCTGATGAACTGATTGCCCGCTACCCTACAGAGGAACGAACGGCAAGCCGCCTGTTACATTTAAACGGTGAAACGGGTCACTTTGAAGATAAACAATTTTTCGATTTACTTGACCAGATTAATGAAGGCGATTTATTAATTTTTAATAATACTCGCGTGATCCCTGCCCGTTTATACGGCAGAAAAGCCAGCGGTGGTAAATTAGAAGTATTAGTGGAACGAGTGTTAGACGAACACCGTTGTTTAGCACATGTTCGAGCCTCAAAAGCACCGAAAGAAGGTGCGGAACTGGTACTTGGCGAAGATAAATTAGGCGAAGGTAACGGTTTTAAAGCGATCATGACTGCTCGTCATGACGCCTTGTTCAAATTACATTTTAATGAGGAACAACCCTTGTTTGATCTGCTCCAACAAGCCGGTCATATGCCGTTACCGCCTTATATCGACCGTCCGGACGAAGATGCCGATCAAGAACGCTATCAAACCGTTTACAGTAAAGTTTTGGGTGCGGTTGCGGCTCCCACCGCCGGTTTACACTTTGATAATCCGACATTGGAAAAGCTGAAAGCTAAAGGCGTTAATATTGCTTTCGTTACATTGCATGTCGGCGCAGGTACGTTCCAACCGGTACGCGTAGATAATATTCTGGATCATAAAATGCACGCGGAATATGCGGAAGTAAACCAAGCAGTCGTCGATCAAATTTTAGCGACTAAAGCCGCAGGTAAACGTGTAATTGCCGTCGGCACGACCTCGGTTCGTTCGATTGAAAGTGCGGCGCAAGCGGCAGAAAAAGAAGGAAAATTAATCGCACCGTTTTTCTCCGACACCAGTATTTTCCTCTACCCGGGCAAAACCTTTCGTGTCGTTGATGCATTAGTCACAAACTTCCATTTACCAGAATCCACATTGATTATGTTAGTTTCGGCTTTTGCCGGCTATCGTAATACAATGAAAGCTTATCAACATGCGGTAGAGGCAAAATATCGTTTCTTTAGTTACGGCGATGCTATGTTTATTACTAAAAACCCTAACGCTTTAAACGACCTTCCGTAA